One window of the Amycolatopsis mediterranei genome contains the following:
- a CDS encoding phosphopantetheine-binding protein, with protein MAGHQPVNADVTAEEILAGLTDFFATATAGNTPGPDEDYFALGLVNSLLALELVAHVERRFGIEVAVEDLDLDNFRTMHRVTAFVLRKRSAGIP; from the coding sequence GTGGCAGGCCATCAGCCGGTGAACGCCGACGTCACCGCCGAGGAGATCTTGGCCGGATTGACGGACTTCTTCGCCACCGCGACGGCCGGGAACACCCCCGGCCCCGATGAGGACTACTTCGCGCTGGGACTGGTGAATTCGCTGCTGGCGCTCGAGCTCGTGGCGCACGTCGAACGCCGGTTCGGCATCGAAGTCGCCGTCGAGGACCTCGACCTCGACAATTTCCGGACCATGCACCGCGTCACCGCCTTCGTGCTCCGGAAACGATCGGCCGGAATTCCGTGA
- a CDS encoding non-ribosomal peptide synthetase: MGDLLAHRVARTPAETAVVCGRARVSYAELAARSDEVAARLAGHGAASETRVGLLVERGVDMVVAVFGVLKAGAAYVPLDPAHPARHRAALLADAGVTLVLTEPDLAGSLPPECVPVFVSGGGDRPAVALPRIRPDNLAYVLYTSGSTGQPRGVLGTHRGLLALFAAHHAGIFETARERLRVAHTAALSFDASWDPLLWMLAGHELHVLDRADPRETVAALAAARADVLDATPSHLRMLLLAGLLDGPARPRVVVTGGEPVGPDLGAALTGAGVVVRTAYGTTETTVDSLVGDTVPEGRAVLGRPVAGTRAQVLDAGLRPAAEGELYLAGPGLTRGYLGRPGATAASFVADPAGPPGSRMYRTGDRVRRREDGLLDFLGRADGQVKIRGIRVDPADAEAALLGHPGLAAAAVVARRDGRDTDHLVAYVVPKTASVTGLRAYLRGRVPEHLVPARFVELAALPLTGSGKVDRRALPEPGRPGGDVSAPRNPAEELVADVWREALGLDRVGAEDDFVELGGDSILAMRVAGTLNRRLGTALPAQAVFEHRTVAGLAAALPAAHTGRAPVRTAPGTALPLSSGQERLWFLDQLAPGGAEYNTSAGFRLRGPLSLDALTAALTALTERHESLRTTFPTVRGRGVQVVGPPRAVRPEVRAAGDVERELLAEVQRPFDLARGPLFRATVFELGEGDHLLLLVLHHIVTDGWSMGVLAVELGRLYSDAAAELPPLPLRYADFAAWQRDRLAGPELDDRIAYWERQLAGVPALELPTDRPRPAVRGTAGATHRFTVPPAVTTRLAELGRARGATLFMTLIAAAQVLFARYTGQRDIAIGTVTAGRPWDELAGLVGFFVNTVVLRSRFDGDSSFADFLTGVRSTVLDAMGHDDVPFGRLVELLAPERDASRSPLINAMVVLQNAPSAVPELSGLAVAELDLPRRSAQFDLTLEFEPRDGGLRATAEYSTELFDADTIRRLAENLLVLLAGIADDPSRRLSRLPFPAPAQRRELLALGRSTADGPGLTVLDVFAERVRERPDALAVTCAGTALTYRELNTCANRLAHGLIAHGAGPDVRIGLCVPRGIDAVVGMLAVLKAGGAYVPLDPRYPDERLALLLADSGATTVVTTHAVRDRVPRGARALIAGDGGEPGSAPPRRARPENVACVLYTSGSSGRPKGVLIEHRSVTRLCADPYARLTPDDVATQYAPLSFDASTLEIWGALLSGARLAIDPDDVPSIDALGAFVRAEGVTSLWLTAGMFHEVAAADPGVFAGLRRLVSGGDVLSPRQCATVLRRWPDLELVNGYGPTENTTFTACHRVRAGDGDRPVPIGRPITGTRCLVLDRHLAPVPAGVPGELYVGGSGLARGYLDRPGLTADRFVADPFGDGARLYRTGDVVRWRPGEEWGLDFLGRSDDQVKIRGFRIEVGEVEAALRRHPDVAEAVVLAREDTPGHKRLAGYVVPRRAVEPAALREFLGKSLPGHLVPGALVLLDRFPLTPQGKLDRRALPAPRPRTARARTAPQGPAEELLTRVWAEVLGVEHVGSQDNFFELGGDSILGIQVVARARQFGLRLSAKDVFLRQTPAELAAAGVWEAPAAREAPRPSGAVPLSPIQHWFFETVTEHRGHFTQWVSAELAADVDHPALRTAVSALVGHHDALRLRFRRVGDSWRQEYAETVPKKVFRVDSVSTMDFFELDGGALFTAVLDGSRLLLAAHHLVVDGVSWRILLSDLRTAYRAARAGRPVELPPRTTSFGDWSRRLAEHVAAGGFDGELAYWRRPAAGAAPDGDPRPPRAVTVRLDAEETAALLRDTPAAYRTRIDDVLVSALGRVLGAWTGHDRVLLELEGHGREEIFGDVDLSRTVGWFTTLYPCPVEIPREGGWGAVLKSVKECLRATPDRGLGHGALRYLGKAELPAPRPVAAFNYLGRFDAEPETGELFRSPPSAIGLSRAPHVTGTARLDISAAVTASGELEFEWTYSPGVHDPHTVARLAAEVLAALREIAAHCAKPGAGGRTPSDFPLAGATQPELDRLLGDGRHVEDVYPLTPMQAGMLFHSLSEPGTYLEQICFTLTGAGDPAALERAWRRAVDEIPALRTAIRWTGVREPVQVVHRAVTLPVTVHDGSAPDEAELLAADREAGLDPAVPPLMRVTLIRLDDTRIRTLWTFHHVLLDGWSVFEVLTDVLAHLSGLPAKRRRPFADHLAWLARQDATAAETHWRKVLSGLTPTRLPHDRPPGRAHRTRSTSTVEQALSAVDSERVAAFARRHRLTVNAVVQGCWARLLARHGGEPDVCFGAVVSGRPPELPGVDTIVGMFVNTVPVRVTVAEAEDRPGWFRRLQADQAEARRFGHVSLAALRRWSGLPARAALFDSIVVFENYPFDSGALAERGLHVAELTAVEITNYPLVLVAHGSARDDEPLSLRLGYDPALFDGGTAEALAGELVDLLCEPAGKTAAPREHPPAPVPAPVRSDPVYVAPRTATERALSRIWAEVLAVEQVGVDDDFFALGGDSLLCLRVTARLRVDFGTALPPRALFDNPTVGALALMLEHPTLAELGRAVDRGLNPPKDYEL, from the coding sequence GTGGGCGATCTGCTGGCCCACCGGGTGGCCCGCACCCCCGCGGAAACCGCGGTGGTGTGCGGCCGGGCCCGGGTGAGCTACGCGGAACTGGCTGCCCGCAGCGACGAAGTGGCCGCGCGGCTGGCCGGGCACGGGGCGGCCTCGGAGACCCGGGTCGGGCTTCTGGTCGAGCGCGGCGTGGACATGGTGGTGGCGGTGTTCGGCGTGTTGAAGGCGGGCGCGGCGTACGTCCCGCTGGATCCGGCGCACCCGGCGCGGCATCGGGCCGCACTGCTGGCCGACGCGGGCGTCACGCTGGTGCTGACCGAGCCGGACCTGGCCGGCAGCCTGCCACCGGAGTGCGTCCCGGTGTTCGTCTCGGGCGGCGGCGACCGCCCGGCCGTCGCCCTTCCGCGGATCCGGCCCGACAACCTCGCCTACGTCCTCTACACCTCCGGCTCGACCGGGCAGCCCCGGGGTGTGCTCGGCACCCACCGCGGGCTCCTCGCCCTCTTCGCCGCCCACCACGCCGGAATCTTCGAAACCGCGCGCGAGCGGCTGCGGGTGGCCCACACCGCCGCCCTGTCCTTCGACGCCTCCTGGGATCCGCTCCTGTGGATGCTCGCCGGGCACGAACTGCACGTACTGGACCGGGCCGACCCGCGGGAGACCGTCGCCGCGCTGGCCGCCGCGCGGGCCGACGTGCTCGACGCGACCCCTTCCCACCTCCGGATGCTCCTGCTCGCCGGTCTGCTGGACGGCCCCGCGAGGCCACGGGTGGTCGTCACCGGGGGCGAGCCCGTCGGCCCGGATCTCGGTGCCGCCTTGACGGGCGCCGGGGTCGTGGTCCGGACCGCCTACGGCACCACCGAGACCACAGTGGACAGTCTGGTCGGCGACACCGTTCCCGAAGGCCGCGCGGTGCTCGGCCGGCCCGTCGCGGGCACCCGGGCCCAGGTGCTGGACGCCGGGCTGCGGCCGGCCGCGGAGGGCGAGCTCTACCTGGCCGGCCCCGGCCTGACGCGCGGCTACCTCGGCCGTCCCGGGGCGACGGCCGCCTCCTTCGTCGCCGATCCGGCCGGGCCGCCCGGCTCGCGGATGTACCGCACCGGCGACCGCGTGCGCCGCCGGGAAGACGGCTTGCTGGACTTCCTCGGCCGCGCCGACGGGCAGGTCAAGATCCGCGGCATCCGGGTCGACCCCGCCGACGCCGAAGCGGCCCTGCTGGGCCACCCCGGGCTGGCCGCCGCGGCCGTCGTGGCGAGACGGGACGGCCGCGACACCGACCACCTCGTCGCCTACGTCGTGCCGAAGACCGCGTCCGTGACCGGGCTGCGGGCCTACCTGCGCGGCCGCGTCCCGGAGCACCTGGTGCCCGCCCGGTTCGTCGAGCTGGCCGCCCTGCCGCTGACCGGCAGCGGCAAAGTCGATCGCCGCGCCCTGCCCGAGCCCGGCCGCCCCGGCGGTGACGTCTCCGCGCCCCGGAACCCGGCGGAGGAACTGGTCGCCGACGTCTGGCGCGAGGCGCTCGGCCTGGACCGCGTCGGAGCGGAAGACGACTTCGTCGAGCTGGGCGGGGACTCGATCCTCGCCATGCGGGTGGCCGGCACGCTCAACCGGCGCCTGGGCACGGCACTGCCCGCCCAGGCCGTCTTCGAGCACCGGACGGTCGCCGGGCTCGCGGCGGCCCTCCCGGCCGCGCACACCGGCCGCGCGCCGGTGCGGACGGCGCCGGGCACCGCGCTGCCGCTGTCGTCCGGGCAGGAGCGGCTCTGGTTCCTCGACCAGCTCGCCCCCGGCGGCGCCGAATACAACACCAGCGCGGGTTTCCGGCTGCGCGGGCCGCTTTCCCTCGACGCGCTCACCGCCGCGCTCACGGCGCTGACCGAGCGCCACGAATCGCTGCGCACGACGTTCCCCACCGTGCGCGGGCGGGGTGTGCAGGTCGTCGGGCCGCCGCGGGCGGTCCGGCCGGAGGTCCGGGCCGCCGGAGACGTCGAGCGTGAGCTGCTCGCCGAGGTGCAACGGCCGTTCGACCTCGCCCGCGGCCCGCTGTTCCGGGCGACGGTGTTCGAACTGGGCGAGGGCGACCACCTGCTCCTGCTGGTGCTGCACCACATCGTCACCGACGGCTGGTCGATGGGCGTGCTCGCCGTCGAGCTCGGCCGGCTGTACTCGGACGCGGCGGCCGAACTGCCCCCGTTGCCGTTGCGCTACGCCGACTTCGCCGCCTGGCAACGCGACCGGCTCGCCGGTCCCGAACTGGACGACCGGATCGCCTACTGGGAACGGCAGCTGGCCGGGGTGCCCGCGCTCGAGCTGCCCACCGACCGGCCGCGGCCCGCCGTGCGGGGGACGGCGGGCGCGACGCACCGGTTCACCGTGCCCCCGGCCGTGACGACCCGGTTGGCCGAGCTCGGCCGCGCGCGCGGCGCCACGCTTTTCATGACCCTGATCGCGGCGGCGCAGGTCCTCTTCGCGCGCTACACCGGTCAGCGCGACATCGCGATCGGCACGGTGACCGCCGGGCGCCCCTGGGACGAACTGGCGGGCCTCGTCGGCTTCTTCGTCAACACCGTCGTGCTCCGCTCCCGATTCGATGGAGATTCCTCCTTCGCGGACTTCCTGACCGGCGTCCGCTCGACGGTGCTCGACGCGATGGGCCACGACGACGTCCCGTTCGGCCGCCTGGTCGAGCTGCTCGCCCCGGAGCGCGACGCGAGCCGCTCGCCGCTGATCAACGCCATGGTGGTGCTGCAGAACGCGCCGTCCGCGGTCCCCGAGCTCAGCGGCCTGGCGGTGGCGGAGCTCGACCTGCCCCGGCGCTCGGCGCAGTTCGACCTCACCCTGGAGTTCGAGCCGCGCGACGGCGGCCTGCGGGCCACCGCCGAGTACAGCACCGAACTCTTCGACGCGGACACGATCCGCCGGCTGGCCGAAAACCTCCTGGTCCTGCTCGCGGGCATCGCCGACGACCCGTCCCGCCGGTTGTCCCGGCTGCCGTTCCCGGCGCCCGCGCAACGACGCGAGCTGCTCGCGCTGGGACGTTCGACGGCGGACGGGCCCGGGCTGACCGTGCTCGACGTCTTCGCCGAGCGCGTCCGCGAGCGCCCGGACGCCCTCGCGGTGACCTGCGCCGGCACGGCGTTGACCTACCGGGAGCTGAACACCTGCGCGAACCGGCTCGCGCACGGCCTGATCGCGCACGGCGCCGGGCCGGACGTCCGGATCGGCCTGTGCGTGCCGCGGGGCATCGACGCGGTCGTCGGCATGCTGGCCGTCCTCAAGGCCGGCGGCGCCTACGTCCCGCTCGACCCGCGCTACCCGGACGAGCGATTGGCGTTGTTGCTGGCCGATTCCGGGGCCACGACCGTGGTCACGACGCACGCGGTACGCGACCGGGTACCGCGCGGGGCCCGCGCGCTGATCGCCGGCGACGGAGGAGAGCCCGGCAGTGCCCCGCCGCGCCGGGCCCGGCCGGAGAACGTGGCCTGCGTCCTCTACACCTCGGGTTCGTCGGGCCGGCCGAAGGGCGTGCTGATCGAGCACCGTTCGGTGACCCGGCTGTGCGCCGACCCGTACGCCCGGCTCACCCCGGACGACGTCGCGACGCAGTACGCGCCGCTGTCGTTCGACGCCTCGACGCTCGAAATCTGGGGCGCGCTGCTGTCCGGGGCGCGGCTGGCGATCGACCCCGACGACGTGCCGTCGATCGACGCCCTCGGCGCCTTCGTCCGCGCCGAGGGCGTCACCTCGCTGTGGCTGACCGCGGGGATGTTCCACGAGGTGGCGGCGGCCGACCCCGGCGTGTTCGCGGGGCTGCGGCGGCTGGTTTCCGGCGGCGATGTCCTTTCGCCGCGGCAGTGTGCGACGGTCCTGCGCCGGTGGCCGGACCTGGAGCTGGTCAACGGGTACGGGCCCACGGAGAACACCACGTTCACCGCCTGCCACCGGGTCCGGGCCGGCGACGGCGACCGGCCGGTGCCGATCGGTCGGCCGATCACCGGCACCCGCTGCCTGGTGCTGGACCGCCACCTCGCCCCGGTGCCGGCCGGGGTACCCGGCGAGCTGTACGTCGGCGGGAGCGGCCTGGCCCGCGGCTACCTGGACCGGCCCGGGCTGACCGCCGACCGGTTCGTCGCCGACCCGTTCGGCGACGGCGCCCGGCTGTACCGCACCGGCGACGTCGTGCGCTGGCGGCCCGGCGAGGAGTGGGGGCTCGACTTCCTCGGCCGGTCCGACGACCAGGTCAAGATCCGCGGCTTCCGGATCGAGGTGGGCGAGGTCGAGGCGGCGCTGCGGCGGCACCCGGACGTCGCCGAGGCCGTCGTGCTGGCGCGGGAAGACACCCCCGGCCACAAGCGGCTGGCCGGGTACGTCGTGCCGCGCCGTGCGGTCGAGCCGGCCGCGTTGCGGGAGTTCCTCGGGAAGAGCCTGCCGGGCCACCTCGTGCCCGGCGCGCTGGTGCTGCTGGACCGGTTCCCGCTGACGCCGCAGGGCAAGCTCGACCGCCGGGCGCTGCCGGCGCCGCGGCCGCGGACCGCGCGGGCCCGCACGGCGCCCCAGGGCCCGGCCGAGGAGCTGCTGACCCGCGTGTGGGCCGAGGTGCTCGGTGTCGAGCACGTCGGATCGCAGGACAACTTCTTCGAGCTGGGCGGGGATTCGATCCTCGGCATCCAGGTCGTGGCCCGGGCCCGGCAGTTCGGGCTGCGCCTGAGCGCCAAGGACGTCTTCCTCCGGCAGACCCCGGCCGAGCTGGCCGCGGCGGGGGTGTGGGAGGCACCGGCGGCGCGCGAGGCGCCCCGCCCGTCCGGCGCGGTGCCGCTGTCGCCGATCCAGCACTGGTTCTTCGAGACGGTCACCGAGCACCGCGGCCACTTCACCCAGTGGGTGTCGGCCGAACTCGCCGCGGACGTCGACCACCCGGCGCTGCGCACCGCGGTTTCGGCGCTGGTCGGCCACCACGACGCCCTCCGGCTGCGCTTCCGGCGGGTGGGGGATTCGTGGCGGCAGGAGTACGCGGAAACCGTGCCTAAAAAGGTGTTCCGGGTCGATTCGGTGTCCACTATGGACTTCTTCGAGCTCGACGGCGGCGCGTTGTTCACGGCGGTGCTGGACGGCTCGCGGCTGCTGCTGGCGGCCCACCACCTGGTGGTGGACGGCGTCTCGTGGCGGATCCTCCTCTCCGACCTGCGCACGGCCTACCGCGCGGCCCGCGCCGGGCGGCCGGTGGAGCTGCCGCCGAGGACGACTTCGTTCGGCGACTGGTCGCGACGGCTGGCCGAGCACGTCGCGGCGGGTGGGTTCGACGGCGAGCTCGCGTACTGGCGGCGCCCGGCGGCGGGTGCCGCGCCCGACGGCGACCCGCGGCCGCCCCGCGCGGTGACGGTCCGGCTCGACGCGGAGGAGACGGCGGCGTTGCTGCGCGACACCCCGGCCGCGTACCGCACCCGGATCGACGACGTGCTGGTGAGCGCGCTCGGCCGGGTCCTGGGTGCCTGGACGGGACACGACCGGGTGCTGCTGGAACTGGAGGGCCACGGCCGCGAGGAGATCTTCGGCGACGTGGACCTGTCCCGGACCGTGGGGTGGTTCACGACGTTGTACCCGTGCCCGGTGGAGATCCCGCGGGAGGGCGGCTGGGGCGCGGTGCTGAAGTCGGTGAAGGAGTGCCTGCGCGCCACCCCGGACCGCGGCCTGGGCCACGGGGCCTTGCGGTACCTGGGGAAGGCCGAGCTGCCGGCGCCCCGCCCGGTGGCGGCGTTCAACTACCTCGGCCGCTTCGACGCCGAGCCGGAGACCGGCGAATTGTTCCGCAGTCCCCCTTCCGCCATCGGGCTGAGCCGCGCCCCGCACGTCACCGGCACCGCCCGGCTCGACATCTCCGCGGCCGTCACCGCGAGTGGCGAACTCGAGTTCGAGTGGACCTACTCCCCAGGCGTGCACGACCCGCACACCGTCGCCCGCCTCGCCGCCGAGGTGCTCGCCGCGCTCCGGGAAATCGCCGCCCACTGCGCCAAGCCGGGGGCCGGTGGGCGCACCCCTTCCGACTTCCCGCTCGCCGGGGCCACCCAGCCCGAGCTCGATCGGCTCCTCGGCGACGGCCGTCACGTCGAGGACGTCTACCCGCTCACGCCGATGCAGGCCGGGATGCTGTTCCACAGCCTGTCCGAACCCGGCACCTACCTCGAACAGATCTGCTTCACCCTGACCGGCGCCGGCGACCCGGCCGCCTTGGAACGCGCCTGGCGACGGGCCGTCGACGAGATCCCCGCCCTGCGTACCGCCATCCGCTGGACCGGCGTCCGCGAACCGGTCCAGGTGGTGCACCGGGCCGTGACGCTGCCGGTGACCGTGCACGACGGGAGCGCGCCCGACGAAGCCGAGCTGCTCGCCGCCGACCGCGAAGCCGGGCTCGACCCGGCCGTGCCGCCGCTGATGCGGGTCACCCTGATCCGGCTGGACGACACCCGGATCCGCACGCTCTGGACCTTCCACCACGTCCTCCTCGACGGCTGGAGCGTCTTCGAGGTGCTCACCGACGTCCTCGCGCACCTCTCCGGACTGCCCGCCAAGCGGCGCCGCCCGTTCGCCGACCACCTCGCCTGGCTGGCCCGGCAGGACGCGACGGCGGCCGAAACCCACTGGCGGAAGGTCCTCTCCGGACTCACGCCCACCCGGTTGCCCCACGACCGGCCGCCCGGCCGGGCCCACCGCACCCGCTCGACGTCCACAGTGGAACAGGCACTGTCCGCTGTGGACTCGGAACGCGTGGCCGCCTTCGCGCGGCGGCACCGGCTCACCGTCAACGCCGTCGTGCAGGGCTGCTGGGCCCGGCTGCTCGCCCGGCACGGCGGCGAGCCGGACGTCTGCTTCGGCGCGGTCGTGTCCGGCCGGCCGCCCGAGCTGCCCGGTGTGGACACCATCGTCGGGATGTTCGTCAACACCGTGCCGGTCCGCGTCACCGTCGCCGAGGCGGAAGACCGGCCGGGCTGGTTCCGGCGCCTGCAAGCCGACCAGGCCGAGGCGCGCCGGTTCGGGCACGTCTCCCTGGCCGCGTTGCGCCGCTGGAGCGGGCTGCCCGCCCGGGCGGCCCTCTTCGACAGCATCGTCGTCTTCGAGAACTACCCGTTCGACTCCGGCGCCTTGGCCGAACGCGGGCTGCACGTGGCGGAGCTGACCGCGGTCGAGATCACCAACTACCCCCTGGTCCTCGTCGCGCACGGCAGCGCGCGCGACGACGAACCCCTGAGCCTGCGGCTCGGGTACGACCCGGCGTTGTTCGACGGCGGCACGGCCGAAGCCCTCGCCGGCGAACTCGTGGACCTCCTGTGCGAACCGGCCGGGAAGACCGCAGCCCCGCGCGAGCACCCGCCCGCTCCGGTGCCGGCGCCGGTCCGGAGCGACCCGGTCTACGTCGCGCCGCGCACCGCGACCGAGCGGGCGCTGAGCCGGATCTGGGCCGAAGTGCTCGCGGTCGAGCAGGTCGGCGTCGACGACGACTTCTTCGCCCTCGGCGGCGATTCGCTGCTGTGCCTGCGGGTCACCGCCCGCCTGCGCGTGGACTTCGGCACGGCGCTGCCGCCGCGGGCGCTGTTCGACAACCCCACGGTCGGGGCGCTGGCCCTGATGCTGGAGCACCCCACGCTCGCCGAACTGGGCCGGGCGGTGGACCGCGGCCTGAACCCGCCGAAGGACTACGAGCTCTAG